In Thermosynechococcus sichuanensis E542, a single genomic region encodes these proteins:
- a CDS encoding DUF3536 domain-containing protein: protein MLNPTDVTPTVFSPAADQLQALGVYVTIHGHFYQPPRENPYLNAIEHQPSAQPFHDWNERIYYECYRPNAFARILNDRGEVIDIVNNFEYLSFNIGPTLFSWLERYDLEVYQRIIEADRRSCQRFNGHGNAIAQVYNHIILPLANYRDKLTQIRWGKADFRRRFGREPEGMWLAETAIDYETVAALIQEGIRFTILAPSQAQRCRPILADGESEWIEVSGSQIDPTRPYRCYLPGGDRQRDYLDIFFYDGPISRDIGFSDLLTSSQFLAGRIGQAVRGDHRPSQIIAVATDGETFGHHKYGGEKALAYAFKVEFPQRGWQITNFAYYLSLFPPTWEVELKPVTAWSCAHGVDRWQDNCGCGGGGEWHQRWRRPLRDALNWLRDQLIDIYETLGVELFQDVWAARDAYIEVVGDRSPQTLYRFLSQHQRRPLSPSEQIDALRLLEMQHHALLMFTSCGWFFDELSRPEGVQILRYAARAIELAGDVAGVQLEPEFIERLAAAPSNVPQFGDGATVYHQLVKTAQISLQQVAAHYAMSSLFNSYPRQHQLYCYEIEQGDYHLQRMGSLTLAIGQIQLTSTITTESQLLIFAVLHLGGWDFHCAIQPFQGRREYSQIKTHLLQAFQQGSAARVVMAITERFGGVAYSLDDLFAEERHRLMGVLARETLTRLDQLYTQVYRDNYGILMGFQRDGLTVPQELQVAAAVALTHRAISHLRSLEQDLSDLGDLPLADLQNHLAELAAIAREARLLGCHLSLQEQQRPLEQQIRTGLRYLAHHLNSDTLSQLSPLLQDLITIGGALGLNLNLDRAQEQLYTLMGELRQKGVHLSEGDRRHLQTLATRLKVDPQLLVALSS from the coding sequence ATGCTGAATCCAACAGATGTGACGCCGACCGTGTTTTCCCCTGCTGCCGATCAACTGCAAGCCCTTGGGGTGTACGTCACCATCCATGGCCATTTCTACCAGCCCCCCCGCGAAAATCCCTACCTCAATGCCATTGAACACCAACCCAGTGCCCAGCCATTCCACGATTGGAATGAGCGCATTTACTACGAGTGCTATCGCCCCAATGCCTTTGCGCGGATTCTCAACGATCGCGGTGAGGTCATTGATATTGTCAATAACTTTGAATACCTAAGCTTTAATATCGGCCCGACACTCTTTAGTTGGCTTGAGCGCTACGATCTCGAGGTCTATCAGCGCATTATTGAGGCCGATCGCCGCAGTTGTCAGCGCTTCAATGGCCACGGCAACGCGATCGCCCAGGTCTATAACCACATCATTTTGCCCTTGGCCAACTACCGCGATAAACTCACGCAAATTCGGTGGGGCAAGGCGGACTTTCGGCGGCGGTTTGGCCGCGAACCGGAGGGAATGTGGCTTGCAGAAACGGCCATTGACTATGAAACTGTCGCCGCCTTGATTCAGGAGGGGATTCGCTTTACGATTTTGGCGCCTTCCCAAGCCCAACGCTGTCGTCCCATTCTTGCCGACGGTGAAAGCGAGTGGATTGAAGTCAGCGGTAGCCAAATTGATCCGACACGTCCCTATCGCTGCTATTTACCGGGGGGCGATCGCCAGCGGGATTACTTAGACATTTTCTTCTACGATGGTCCTATTTCTCGCGATATTGGTTTTAGTGACTTGCTGACTAGCTCACAATTTTTGGCAGGACGGATAGGGCAGGCAGTGCGCGGTGATCATCGCCCCAGTCAAATTATTGCTGTTGCTACTGATGGGGAGACCTTTGGCCATCACAAGTATGGCGGTGAAAAAGCCCTCGCCTATGCCTTTAAGGTGGAATTTCCACAGCGGGGCTGGCAGATCACCAACTTTGCCTACTACCTCAGTTTGTTTCCTCCCACATGGGAGGTGGAACTCAAACCCGTCACGGCGTGGAGCTGTGCCCATGGCGTGGATCGCTGGCAGGACAATTGTGGCTGTGGGGGCGGGGGGGAGTGGCATCAACGGTGGCGACGCCCGTTGCGGGATGCCCTGAACTGGCTGCGGGATCAGCTAATTGACATTTATGAAACCCTTGGGGTGGAGCTATTTCAGGATGTTTGGGCTGCCCGTGATGCCTACATTGAAGTGGTGGGCGATCGCTCGCCGCAGACTCTATATCGCTTTTTAAGCCAACACCAACGCCGCCCCCTGAGTCCAAGCGAGCAAATTGATGCCCTACGCCTGCTGGAGATGCAGCACCATGCCCTGTTGATGTTTACCAGTTGTGGGTGGTTCTTTGATGAACTCTCGCGGCCTGAGGGGGTGCAAATTCTGCGCTATGCAGCACGGGCGATCGAACTGGCAGGGGATGTCGCCGGCGTCCAGTTGGAACCCGAATTTATTGAGCGTCTGGCCGCCGCCCCTAGCAATGTACCGCAGTTTGGCGATGGGGCAACGGTCTATCACCAGTTGGTAAAAACGGCTCAAATTAGCTTGCAGCAGGTGGCCGCCCACTATGCCATGAGTTCCCTCTTTAATAGCTACCCCCGCCAACATCAACTGTACTGCTATGAAATTGAGCAGGGGGATTATCATCTGCAACGCATGGGCAGCCTGACCTTGGCGATCGGCCAGATTCAACTGACTTCCACGATTACGACCGAGTCACAACTGCTGATCTTTGCTGTCTTGCACTTGGGGGGCTGGGATTTTCACTGTGCGATTCAACCTTTCCAAGGGCGGCGCGAATATAGCCAGATCAAGACCCATCTCCTGCAAGCTTTCCAGCAGGGCAGTGCGGCGCGGGTGGTGATGGCGATTACGGAACGCTTTGGTGGGGTGGCCTACAGCTTGGACGATCTCTTTGCTGAGGAACGACACCGCCTCATGGGGGTGCTGGCGCGGGAAACCCTTACGCGCTTGGATCAGCTTTATACCCAAGTCTATCGCGATAACTACGGCATCCTCATGGGGTTTCAGCGGGATGGCCTAACTGTGCCCCAAGAATTGCAAGTCGCAGCAGCAGTGGCGTTGACCCATCGTGCCATTAGCCATTTGCGGAGTTTAGAGCAAGACCTGAGTGATCTCGGGGATTTGCCCTTGGCGGATCTGCAAAATCATTTGGCAGAATTGGCGGCGATCGCCCGCGAAGCCCGGTTGTTGGGCTGTCACCTTAGCCTTCAGGAGCAACAGCGGCCCCTTGAGCAGCAAATTCGCACGGGATTGCGTTATCTGGCTCATCACCTCAACAGTGACACCCTTAGCCAGTTGAGTCCCCTGCTTCAGGACTTGATCACCATCGGCGGTGCCCTAGGTTTGAACCTGAATCTGGATCGCGCACAGGAGCAGCTTTATACCCTAATGGGTGAACTGCGGCAGAAGGGCGTACACCTCAGCGAGGGCGATCGGCGGCATCTACAAACCTTAGCTACCCGCCTCAAGGTTGATCCCCAGCTATTGGTTGCCCTCTCTTCCTAG
- a CDS encoding Uma2 family endonuclease, translating into MRCCSAMLTIALQPVLELTDEQFAAICCQNPDLQLERSPRGELIIMPPTGGETGRRNLQIAVQLYLWNQQSQLGVVFDSSTGFKLPNGAIRSPDVAWIRGDRWHALTAEQRQGFVPLCPDFGIELRSPSDDLQPLEAKMREYLDNGLQLGWLIDPQNQRVEIYRSQMPPEVAIAPRHLSGEDLLPGFVLDLRGIIP; encoded by the coding sequence ATGAGATGCTGCTCAGCCATGCTGACGATCGCCCTACAACCGGTGCTGGAACTGACCGATGAGCAGTTTGCCGCAATTTGCTGCCAAAACCCTGACCTGCAGCTGGAGCGATCGCCCCGGGGAGAATTAATCATTATGCCCCCCACAGGTGGAGAAACCGGCAGGCGCAATCTTCAAATCGCTGTTCAACTGTACCTATGGAATCAGCAATCCCAATTGGGTGTTGTCTTTGACTCCTCGACGGGATTTAAGTTGCCGAATGGCGCCATTCGGAGTCCCGATGTGGCTTGGATTCGAGGCGATCGCTGGCACGCCTTGACTGCCGAACAACGGCAAGGATTTGTGCCGCTTTGTCCCGATTTTGGGATTGAACTGCGCTCTCCCAGTGATGATCTGCAACCACTCGAAGCAAAAATGCGGGAATATCTGGACAATGGTCTGCAACTGGGGTGGCTAATTGACCCCCAAAATCAACGGGTAGAAATCTACCGTTCTCAAATGCCTCCCGAAGTCGCGATCGCCCCTCGGCACCTCTCTGGGGAAGATCTCCTGCCCGGATTCGTGCTGGATTTAAGGGGGATTATTCCCTAG
- a CDS encoding LmeA family phospholipid-binding protein, protein MSLTSPDMAETVGAASERGLIPRVLQPALHWWLSAQLEQATGLEIQIQGGDRQILRGYLPHVRVAAARASYRGIQLRQAAVQAEQIQINLGQVLRGKPLKLLAPVPVRGELVLSQEDLNASLGAPLLQSGLRELLKLLDQRGLGKAGVNLQEWQLLHTQGELGAGCLKLVFSMGNAQGEQVDWHLMAQVRLQDERTLCLENVHWQGESNAHPTVAVDLGEGVAIQELRLEAGALRVQGMICIYP, encoded by the coding sequence ATGTCGTTAACGTCGCCAGACATGGCTGAGACGGTCGGTGCTGCGTCTGAACGCGGACTAATTCCCCGCGTCTTGCAACCAGCGTTGCACTGGTGGTTATCTGCGCAGTTGGAGCAGGCAACCGGCTTGGAAATTCAAATTCAAGGGGGCGATCGCCAGATTTTGCGGGGATACTTACCCCACGTGCGCGTTGCCGCAGCAAGAGCCAGTTATCGCGGCATTCAATTGCGCCAAGCAGCCGTCCAAGCGGAACAAATTCAGATTAATCTGGGGCAGGTGTTGCGGGGCAAACCCCTAAAACTCTTGGCACCGGTGCCCGTGCGCGGCGAACTGGTTCTCAGCCAAGAGGATCTCAACGCTTCTTTGGGGGCGCCGCTCCTGCAATCGGGTTTACGGGAACTGCTGAAATTGCTCGATCAGCGAGGCTTGGGCAAAGCGGGGGTCAATCTTCAAGAGTGGCAATTGCTGCATACGCAGGGAGAATTGGGTGCTGGGTGCCTCAAACTGGTGTTCTCGATGGGGAATGCCCAAGGGGAGCAGGTGGATTGGCATTTGATGGCCCAGGTGCGCTTGCAGGATGAGCGGACGCTTTGTTTAGAAAATGTCCACTGGCAAGGCGAAAGTAACGCTCACCCCACGGTGGCCGTTGATTTGGGTGAAGGGGTCGCCATTCAAGAGTTGCGACTAGAGGCGGGTGCTCTCAGGGTGCAGGGGATGATTTGCATTTATCCCTAG
- a CDS encoding phosphoribosylanthranilate isomerase — MLNSPLPANIAVKICGLTLPEQAIAIAQMGVNALGFITVPHSPRYVPPAVIAEICRQLPSSVLTVAVVANLDLAVLANLVTTTGVQALQLHGSESPEFCQQVRCALPNIVLIKALRVRSAATLGEIPAYAPIVDRILLDAYHPQQLGGTGQPFDWTLLKELHVSCPWWLAGGITPENCRQAIAQTQPHGIDLASGVESQPGIKDLGRVAALLSTLGINANHPLHPESTRL, encoded by the coding sequence ATGCTTAACTCACCCCTCCCTGCAAACATTGCCGTCAAAATTTGTGGCTTGACCCTGCCTGAGCAGGCGATCGCGATCGCCCAAATGGGCGTCAATGCCCTTGGGTTTATTACCGTGCCCCATTCCCCCCGCTATGTTCCCCCAGCCGTGATTGCCGAAATCTGTCGCCAGTTGCCCTCCTCTGTGCTCACCGTTGCTGTCGTTGCTAATCTCGATTTAGCAGTATTAGCTAATTTAGTCACAACCACAGGGGTACAGGCGTTACAGCTTCATGGCAGCGAATCCCCCGAATTTTGCCAACAGGTGCGCTGCGCATTGCCTAACATTGTGCTGATCAAAGCCCTGCGGGTGCGATCGGCAGCCACCCTAGGAGAGATTCCCGCCTACGCCCCGATTGTGGATCGGATTCTTTTGGATGCTTATCATCCGCAGCAATTAGGGGGCACGGGTCAGCCCTTTGACTGGACCCTCCTTAAAGAGTTACATGTTTCTTGCCCTTGGTGGCTGGCGGGGGGCATTACACCCGAAAATTGCCGGCAGGCGATCGCCCAAACCCAACCCCACGGCATTGACCTTGCCAGTGGTGTAGAAAGCCAACCGGGGATCAAGGATTTAGGGCGCGTGGCAGCGTTGCTGAGCACCCTAGGGATAAATGCAAATCATCCCCTGCACCCTGAGAGCACCCGCCTCTAG
- the psaK gene encoding photosystem I reaction center subunit PsaK, giving the protein MVLATLPDTTWTPSVGLVVILCNLFAIAIGRYAIQSRGKGPALPISLPALFEGFGLPELLATTSFGHLLAAGVVSGLQYSGAL; this is encoded by the coding sequence ATGGTGTTAGCCACGCTCCCCGATACCACTTGGACGCCGTCTGTGGGTTTGGTGGTAATCCTCTGCAACCTATTCGCGATCGCCATTGGCCGCTATGCTATTCAATCACGGGGAAAAGGCCCCGCTTTACCTATTTCCTTACCCGCCCTCTTTGAAGGTTTTGGTCTGCCAGAATTGCTGGCCACCACCAGCTTTGGTCACCTTTTAGCAGCGGGGGTTGTCAGTGGCCTACAATACTCCGGTGCCCTCTAG
- a CDS encoding serine hydrolase yields the protein MTFFQANPYLTDLVTRTLQATWEQFPWLGQEDIALTLLVYPPPIPVNTGGALTAAEFWQYPIPGAHYRGDVLMYPASVVKLFYLVACHEWLHSGMLQPDAELERAMRDMIVDSSNDATSLVVDMLTGTTSGPVLPPEPFRTWQYQRNIVNRYFQSLGWPELAHINVNQKTWCDGPYGREQEFVGRDRQNANRLTTDATAKLIHSIVGGVAVSASASQAMMELMERSLDPELLAEDPENQVQGFLGEGLPPGAKLWSKAGLTSWVRHDAAYIELPNHCPYTLVVFIENCTASTNTEVLPFISRQIASGIPTLEGTGVL from the coding sequence ATGACTTTTTTTCAGGCCAACCCCTATCTCACGGATTTGGTGACGCGGACGCTCCAGGCCACATGGGAACAGTTCCCTTGGCTGGGACAAGAGGATATTGCCCTGACTTTACTGGTGTATCCACCGCCGATTCCGGTGAATACGGGGGGGGCGCTCACCGCCGCAGAATTTTGGCAGTACCCAATTCCCGGTGCCCATTATCGTGGTGATGTGCTGATGTACCCGGCCAGTGTAGTCAAGCTGTTCTATTTGGTGGCCTGTCATGAATGGCTCCACAGTGGCATGCTCCAGCCGGATGCAGAATTGGAACGCGCTATGCGGGATATGATTGTGGATTCCAGCAATGATGCCACGAGCTTGGTGGTGGATATGCTCACAGGGACAACCAGTGGCCCGGTGCTGCCGCCAGAACCCTTTCGCACGTGGCAATACCAGCGCAATATCGTCAATCGCTATTTTCAGTCCTTGGGGTGGCCAGAACTAGCCCATATCAATGTAAATCAAAAAACGTGGTGTGATGGCCCCTATGGACGAGAGCAGGAATTTGTTGGGCGCGATCGCCAGAATGCCAACCGCCTGACGACTGATGCCACGGCCAAGTTAATCCACAGTATTGTTGGCGGTGTTGCGGTCTCTGCTAGCGCTAGTCAAGCAATGATGGAACTGATGGAGCGTTCCCTCGATCCAGAGTTGTTGGCAGAGGATCCAGAAAACCAGGTGCAGGGCTTTTTGGGGGAAGGGCTACCTCCGGGGGCAAAGTTGTGGTCAAAGGCAGGACTCACCAGTTGGGTACGCCACGATGCCGCCTATATTGAGCTACCCAATCATTGCCCCTATACGTTGGTGGTCTTTATTGAGAATTGCACCGCCAGTACAAATACGGAGGTCTTACCCTTCATTTCCCGTCAAATTGCCAGTGGTATTCCGACCCTAGAGGGCACCGGAGTATTGTAG
- the pyk gene encoding pyruvate kinase, with protein sequence MSNQPLQRRTKIVATIGPAVSHPDKLRAIIQAGATTLRLNFSHGTHDDHQRSIRLIRQISYELGQPVGILQDLQGPKIRLGRFEHGSISLKRGDRFTLTSRPIMGNQRISSITYPPLAQEVPAGATILLDDGRVEMVVEEVDKEAGELHCRVVVGGTLSNAKGVNFPGVYLSIKALTEKDREDLMFGLNQGVDWVALSFVRNPQDVLEIKELIANAGKQVPVIAKIEKHEAIEQMDAILSLCDGVMVARGDLGVELPAEDVPILQKRLIAAANRLGIPVITATQMLDSMVKSPRPTRAEISDVANAILDGTDAVMLSNETAMGEYPVEAVKMMATIAARIDNQPQLRQPPVAESMAVRSIPNAISQAVGQVAAQLKAKAIITQTKTGATARNVSKFRPQIPILAATPHIEVARRLQLVWGVEPLLTLDHPSLRQSFQAAINAAQERGFLEEGDLVVMTAGTLQGVSGSTDMIKVELVTSVMGRGCGIGHGSVSGPARVVHAGMPVRTFNSGEILVAERTSAELVEAIRKAAGIITEEDSLTSHAAVLGLRLGIPVIVGVKNATRLIREGTILTMDVERGLVYSGARNGVERSPE encoded by the coding sequence ATGTCCAATCAGCCGTTGCAACGACGCACCAAAATTGTCGCCACCATTGGTCCAGCAGTGAGCCATCCCGATAAACTGCGGGCGATTATCCAAGCGGGAGCGACCACCCTGCGCCTGAATTTTTCCCATGGTACCCATGACGATCACCAGCGCAGCATCCGCCTGATTCGCCAAATCTCCTATGAATTGGGACAACCCGTAGGCATTTTGCAGGACTTGCAAGGCCCCAAAATTCGCCTTGGGCGGTTTGAACATGGCTCCATTTCCCTGAAGCGGGGCGATCGCTTTACCCTCACGAGTCGTCCGATCATGGGCAATCAACGCATTAGCTCAATTACCTACCCCCCCTTAGCTCAGGAGGTTCCTGCGGGTGCCACAATTTTGCTCGATGACGGCCGTGTGGAAATGGTTGTCGAAGAAGTGGATAAAGAGGCGGGTGAACTCCATTGCCGAGTGGTTGTTGGCGGCACCCTCTCCAATGCCAAGGGCGTGAACTTTCCGGGGGTTTACCTCTCAATTAAAGCCCTGACAGAGAAAGATCGCGAAGATCTGATGTTTGGCCTCAATCAAGGGGTGGATTGGGTGGCCCTCAGCTTTGTGCGCAATCCCCAAGATGTACTGGAGATTAAGGAACTGATTGCCAACGCTGGGAAGCAGGTACCGGTGATTGCCAAAATCGAAAAGCACGAGGCGATCGAGCAAATGGATGCTATCCTCTCCCTCTGTGATGGTGTCATGGTGGCACGGGGTGATTTGGGGGTTGAATTGCCCGCTGAGGATGTGCCGATTCTGCAAAAACGGCTGATTGCTGCCGCTAACCGCTTGGGCATTCCCGTGATTACAGCCACCCAAATGCTTGACAGCATGGTGAAAAGCCCCCGTCCCACCCGTGCGGAGATTTCCGATGTCGCCAATGCCATTCTCGATGGCACCGATGCGGTGATGCTCTCCAATGAAACGGCAATGGGGGAATACCCCGTCGAGGCAGTGAAGATGATGGCCACGATTGCTGCCCGTATTGACAACCAACCCCAACTGCGGCAACCGCCCGTGGCTGAGTCGATGGCGGTGCGTTCCATTCCCAATGCCATTAGTCAAGCGGTGGGACAGGTGGCGGCTCAACTCAAGGCGAAGGCAATTATCACCCAAACAAAAACGGGGGCAACGGCGCGGAATGTCTCTAAATTCCGTCCGCAAATTCCGATTTTGGCGGCAACCCCCCATATCGAGGTGGCGCGGCGCTTGCAGTTAGTTTGGGGGGTAGAACCGCTGCTGACTTTGGATCATCCCTCGCTGCGGCAGTCGTTTCAGGCAGCCATTAATGCAGCACAGGAGCGGGGCTTCCTCGAGGAGGGGGATCTGGTGGTGATGACCGCTGGCACGCTCCAAGGGGTCTCTGGTTCCACGGACATGATCAAGGTGGAACTGGTCACTTCAGTGATGGGTCGTGGCTGTGGCATTGGTCATGGGTCGGTGAGTGGCCCTGCGCGGGTGGTACATGCAGGAATGCCAGTACGCACATTTAATAGTGGGGAGATTTTGGTGGCTGAGCGCACCAGTGCTGAATTGGTGGAAGCCATTCGCAAAGCGGCAGGCATTATTACCGAAGAGGATAGCCTGACAAGCCATGCGGCGGTCTTGGGGTTGCGCTTGGGGATTCCGGTGATTGTCGGGGTCAAAAATGCCACCCGCCTGATCCGTGAGGGCACGATTCTAACCATGGATGTAGAGCGGGGGTTAGTCTATTCCGGTGCCCGCAATGGCGTCGAGCGATCGCCCGAGTAG